In Chryseobacterium sp. C-71, the genomic window ATTGTTTCTTTTGTTTGACTATGTCGAATCTTCGATTTCAAGACAAAAGAAATTAATTATTAAAAAATGAAATTTAACAATCTACATTCCTGTCATCTCGGTCCCGAAATTTCTCCGGAACAGTTTATTCCCGAGCATTTCTTTTTGTTTTTGCTTAAAGGTTCGATGGTTTCGTACGATGGTTACAGGCATTACAATATGAAGCCCGGCGATTACTGTATTGCACGGAAAAATCATTTGGTTCGCTATACAAAATACAAGGAAGACGGAGATTTTGAAAAAGTGATTATTGCTTTTGATGAAAAATTTTTAAAGAAATTTCTGGAACGCCATCCCTATCAAGCCGAACCAACAGATAATAATGATTCTTTTCTGTTCATCAATGAAGATAAATTAATAAAGAATTTCGTACAATCTCTGGAACCTTATTACAACGGAACCGAGCAGTTGGACGATACTTTTGTTGACATAAAACGTGAAGAATTATTGATGATTCTGCTCAAAAACAATCCTGATCTGAAAGATATTTTTTTCAATTTCAATGTTCCGCATAAAATTGATTTAGAGCTATTTATGAATCATAATTATAAATTCAACATCAGTCTCGAACGTTTTGCGTTTATGACAGGGCGAAGTTTATCAACTTTTAAAAGGGAATTCAAAGCAGTTTTCAATAACAGTCCGGGAAAATGGCTGATTAAAAAACGTCTTCAGGAAGCTTATTTTTTATTAGATAAAGAGCACAAAAAACCATCAGAAATTTATGTCGATCTGGGATTTGAAGATCTTTCTCATTTTTCTTTTGTGTTTAAAAAAGAATT contains:
- a CDS encoding AraC family transcriptional regulator, translating into MKFNNLHSCHLGPEISPEQFIPEHFFLFLLKGSMVSYDGYRHYNMKPGDYCIARKNHLVRYTKYKEDGDFEKVIIAFDEKFLKKFLERHPYQAEPTDNNDSFLFINEDKLIKNFVQSLEPYYNGTEQLDDTFVDIKREELLMILLKNNPDLKDIFFNFNVPHKIDLELFMNHNYKFNISLERFAFMTGRSLSTFKREFKAVFNNSPGKWLIKKRLQEAYFLLDKEHKKPSEIYVDLGFEDLSHFSFVFKKEFGISPSELKRQNVT